A window of Ignavibacteriales bacterium contains these coding sequences:
- a CDS encoding NAD(P)-binding domain-containing protein, whose translation MNVGIIGSGVVGQQLGLGFLKSGYKVKIGTRDAPKLNDWLNTAGVNASVGSFKDAASFGELIVLATSWAGIESAINLAGKENFKGKVTIDVTNPLDFSQGAPPKFAASLGNSLGEQIQRWLPDTKIVKAFNTISAFCMINPKREEGMPDLFIAGNENEAKKIVSDIAQNWGWISVIDLGEIPMAYWLETFAMLWIYYGFKYNNWTHAFKLLKK comes from the coding sequence ATGAATGTTGGAATAATTGGTTCTGGAGTGGTTGGTCAACAGCTTGGATTGGGTTTTCTTAAATCCGGTTACAAAGTTAAAATTGGAACACGTGACGCACCTAAACTTAATGATTGGCTGAACACTGCCGGCGTAAATGCATCTGTAGGAAGCTTTAAAGATGCAGCTTCTTTTGGGGAGCTGATTGTATTAGCAACTTCCTGGGCAGGAATTGAAAGCGCAATCAACCTTGCTGGAAAAGAAAATTTTAAAGGTAAGGTTACAATAGATGTAACCAATCCGTTGGATTTTTCACAAGGTGCTCCACCAAAATTTGCAGCGAGCCTTGGTAATTCACTGGGTGAACAAATTCAGCGTTGGCTGCCCGATACAAAAATTGTAAAAGCGTTCAACACTATTAGCGCATTTTGTATGATTAATCCCAAACGTGAAGAAGGCATGCCGGATTTGTTTATTGCCGGCAATGAAAATGAAGCAAAAAAAATTGTTTCGGATATTGCCCAAAACTGGGGATGGATTTCTGTCATTGATCTTGGAGAAATCCCAATGGCTTACTGGTTAGAAACATTTGCCATGCTATGGATTTATTACGGATTCAAATATAATAACTGGACGCATGCATTTAAATTACTTAAAAAATAA
- a CDS encoding tetratricopeptide repeat protein, whose amino-acid sequence MTPKEEADLLLIEGNDLFELSNFSNALEKYQEAIKKDPNYPSAFLNSGLAFLRLGKDKEAIDNFRKVLELEPNNKTAYRNLGIAYANLLDFDNAILNLEKALEINPLDSALYNDLGNAYLNSGKYELSITQYKKALEVDPNFIYAFYNWGLALEKMDKLSEAVEQYQKAIHLEPDYLNANKNLAGILLKLGNNSEAIDLYKKIIIKDPSAVNAYINLGKALLNLGKFEEAIKQYETAININPTDAIVAEDLSRLIPEIKTRNEFITRIQKKVDEADKAEVYNRWGNVFFDLRKYQLAIEQYKKAILCDKEFIYAHHNWGLALERQHLYSEAVPHFKDALIIDINYADSIKSLADCLFKLKDFANAEVEYKKLTNLDSQNVFSFINYANVLSKLNRFEEAFEQYKIASGIGLREALASDEFNLIITKIQDKKDGLKEIQEIVDRRSNAEVYNDWGNVYYSLMDYPNAIEQYYKSIQIDPKFVYAYHNLGLSYFNLKQYNRAIEEYKNAIEADKDYASTYYNYAFLLDRKGDYKSAYEIWEKASETYEKGKPSAIETKSAEHMLYYGDILHSVFQDYPNAEKIYKEGLKIDPEYIPILINLTSVYLDIKENTIGKDDESASARIKAHWNAWENFRMAEKLLLENLTNEDDYLSRLDLGDLYLMMGQYEKAKEVLKKAIEKDKDLARVHSKLAITYFRLEDYKKAIKNFEIAIDQDPDNLILQAGLAESYLKAEMIEKAEAGYKKILNTTPFNVESLIGLGEIYTQMADKEDTDLYPLAIDCHTKSLNYANSNKGSKKLKRSELSAVHYSRGYARVKYYESMKLSKDENVLMQAMEDFKLCYNNDPDNHKAKRAQEKIQKKFNYSSVHWLSEKFGPTAIFIFSFLFLLTVQWLYFVGKPVYGTGNFMLSNESIVELKRYDVPDELLTKLKLVLDKKFTSEEKLLTRIKLMISEQELEKFKPLIADVLEKENSLRIWQPIEVGYYGFLTFASLIFMITGLYLPQILKLKVGGIELEKSAVDQIKTNVTLGISKWK is encoded by the coding sequence ATGACGCCAAAAGAAGAAGCCGACTTATTGCTAATAGAAGGGAATGATTTATTTGAGCTTAGTAATTTTTCCAATGCTTTGGAAAAATATCAGGAAGCAATAAAAAAGGATCCCAATTATCCAAGTGCATTTTTAAATAGTGGATTAGCTTTTTTGAGATTGGGAAAGGATAAAGAGGCGATTGATAATTTCCGTAAAGTTTTAGAATTAGAACCTAATAATAAAACTGCATACCGGAACCTTGGTATTGCTTACGCCAACCTACTGGATTTTGATAATGCTATACTGAATTTGGAAAAAGCGTTAGAGATTAATCCACTCGATTCTGCTTTGTACAACGATTTAGGTAACGCATATCTAAACTCAGGGAAATATGAGCTTTCAATAACACAATATAAAAAAGCGTTAGAAGTCGATCCAAATTTTATTTACGCATTCTATAATTGGGGATTAGCTCTTGAAAAAATGGATAAATTATCTGAGGCTGTAGAACAATATCAAAAAGCAATTCATTTGGAACCAGATTATCTTAATGCTAATAAAAATTTAGCAGGGATACTTCTAAAACTTGGAAACAACAGTGAAGCTATTGATCTCTACAAAAAAATTATTATAAAGGATCCATCAGCAGTTAATGCATATATAAATCTTGGAAAGGCGCTGTTAAATCTTGGTAAGTTCGAAGAAGCCATCAAACAATATGAAACTGCAATCAATATAAATCCCACGGACGCAATTGTTGCAGAAGATCTAAGTAGGCTTATACCGGAAATAAAAACCAGAAATGAATTTATAACCCGAATTCAAAAAAAAGTTGATGAAGCTGATAAAGCAGAGGTTTACAATCGCTGGGGAAATGTTTTTTTTGATCTGAGAAAATACCAACTGGCAATTGAACAATACAAAAAAGCCATCCTATGTGATAAGGAATTCATTTATGCGCATCATAATTGGGGATTGGCGCTAGAACGGCAACATTTATATTCTGAAGCGGTTCCTCATTTTAAGGATGCTTTGATTATTGATATAAATTATGCCGATTCTATAAAGAGTTTAGCGGATTGTCTTTTCAAACTAAAAGATTTTGCTAATGCTGAAGTAGAATATAAAAAATTAACTAACCTCGATTCCCAAAATGTTTTTTCATTTATTAATTATGCTAACGTTCTAAGTAAACTTAACCGATTTGAAGAAGCCTTCGAGCAATATAAAATCGCAAGCGGGATTGGTCTACGCGAAGCACTTGCATCTGATGAGTTTAATTTGATAATAACTAAAATCCAAGATAAGAAAGATGGGTTAAAGGAAATTCAGGAAATAGTGGACAGGCGTTCTAATGCAGAGGTTTATAATGATTGGGGAAATGTTTATTACTCATTGATGGATTATCCTAATGCAATCGAGCAATACTATAAATCAATTCAAATTGATCCGAAGTTTGTTTATGCTTACCACAACCTCGGTCTTTCTTATTTCAACTTGAAACAGTACAACCGTGCAATTGAAGAATACAAAAATGCAATTGAAGCTGATAAAGATTACGCATCAACATATTATAATTACGCTTTCCTTCTTGATAGAAAAGGAGACTACAAATCAGCCTATGAAATTTGGGAAAAGGCATCTGAAACTTATGAAAAAGGGAAACCCTCTGCCATTGAAACTAAAAGTGCAGAACACATGCTTTATTATGGAGATATTCTTCACTCAGTTTTTCAGGATTATCCTAATGCCGAAAAAATTTACAAAGAAGGATTAAAAATTGACCCTGAATATATTCCTATTCTTATCAATCTTACGAGTGTTTATCTGGATATTAAAGAAAACACAATTGGCAAAGATGATGAGAGTGCATCGGCGAGAATTAAGGCTCACTGGAATGCCTGGGAAAATTTTAGGATGGCAGAAAAACTTTTGCTGGAAAACCTTACTAATGAGGATGATTATTTGAGCCGACTTGATCTGGGTGATTTATATTTAATGATGGGACAGTATGAGAAAGCCAAAGAAGTTTTGAAAAAAGCTATAGAAAAAGATAAGGACCTTGCTAGAGTTCATTCAAAACTGGCTATTACTTATTTCCGTTTGGAAGATTACAAAAAAGCAATTAAGAATTTTGAAATTGCAATCGATCAAGATCCGGATAATCTTATTCTTCAGGCTGGACTGGCAGAATCATATTTAAAAGCTGAAATGATTGAGAAAGCGGAAGCAGGTTACAAGAAAATTTTAAATACAACACCGTTCAATGTAGAATCCTTAATAGGACTTGGAGAAATTTATACGCAAATGGCGGATAAGGAAGACACTGATTTATACCCTTTGGCAATTGATTGTCATACAAAATCCCTTAATTATGCAAATTCAAATAAAGGCTCAAAAAAGTTAAAGCGCAGTGAATTGTCAGCAGTTCACTACTCGCGTGGATATGCACGGGTAAAATATTATGAATCCATGAAATTATCTAAAGATGAAAATGTTTTAATGCAGGCGATGGAAGATTTTAAATTATGCTATAATAATGATCCGGATAATCATAAAGCTAAACGTGCCCAGGAAAAGATTCAGAAGAAATTTAATTATAGTTCAGTACACTGGCTTTCAGAAAAGTTTGGTCCTACAGCTATTTTCATTTTTTCATTTTTATTTTTATTAACTGTGCAATGGTTGTACTTTGTTGGTAAACCAGTTTATGGAACCGGCAATTTTATGCTAAGTAATGAATCAATTGTAGAGTTGAAAAGATACGATGTACCAGACGAACTTTTAACAAAATTAAAATTAGTATTAGATAAAAAATTTACAAGCGAAGAAAAATTATTAACAAGGATCAAATTGATGATCAGCGAGCAAGAGCTTGAAAAATTCAAACCGCTAATTGCAGATGTATTAGAAAAGGAAAACAGTTTAAGAATCTGGCAGCCGATAGAAGTTGGTTACTATGGATTTTTAACTTTTGCTTCGCTGATATTTATGATTACCGGATTATACTTACCGCAAATACTTAAATTGAAAGTTGGTGGAATTGAATTGGAGAAAAGCGCCGTTGATCAAATTAAAACGAACGTAACTTTAGGAATTAGCAAATGGAAATGA
- the nagA gene encoding N-acetylglucosamine-6-phosphate deacetylase encodes MQNSILIKNCRHYSSLSKTAKYNILINDGKISEVNQKKITTDTVEEIDAEGRIAAPGFIDVHIQGAGGADILDATKEALETISITLARVGTTAYLGTTVVKPLEENKHLKLVREFVDSDLGGATLLGFHLEGPFINIKKKGGLDPASIYESSPEKLKEILEVTGHKLKMMTIAPELSGNLEIIQQLVRNKIVASFAHSEANYEETKNGFEAGINHITHIFNAMMPFHHRNPGPLTAIFENEEVSAQIISDGHHLHPAIVKIIYKFIGPERCICITDGVQAIGLPEGRYVYNGREYDSKAGAARYLDGTLIGSAMSLGNIAVKFMQFTGCSFKTAINTVTKNPAKLLGIYDRKGSLDVGKDADLVLLNKDYSVNTTIINGKVVYHE; translated from the coding sequence ATGCAAAATTCTATTCTGATTAAAAATTGCAGGCATTATAGTTCACTTTCTAAGACGGCAAAATATAATATTTTGATTAACGATGGAAAAATTAGTGAAGTAAACCAGAAAAAGATAACAACTGATACTGTGGAAGAAATTGATGCTGAAGGTAGAATTGCTGCACCTGGTTTTATTGACGTACACATACAGGGAGCGGGAGGAGCTGATATACTTGATGCAACTAAGGAAGCACTGGAAACGATATCCATAACTTTAGCCCGTGTTGGAACAACAGCGTATTTGGGTACAACCGTTGTTAAACCTTTAGAAGAAAACAAACATCTTAAACTGGTAAGAGAATTTGTTGATTCAGATTTGGGCGGAGCAACATTGCTTGGATTTCATCTTGAAGGACCTTTTATAAATATTAAAAAGAAAGGTGGATTGGACCCGGCAAGTATTTATGAATCATCCCCGGAAAAACTTAAAGAAATTTTGGAAGTAACCGGACATAAATTAAAAATGATGACCATCGCCCCGGAGCTTTCAGGCAACCTTGAAATTATTCAACAATTAGTTCGCAATAAAATTGTAGCTTCCTTTGCGCACTCAGAAGCAAATTATGAAGAAACAAAAAATGGATTTGAAGCCGGAATAAATCATATCACTCATATCTTTAACGCAATGATGCCTTTTCATCACCGGAACCCTGGACCATTGACAGCTATCTTTGAAAATGAAGAAGTCTCTGCGCAAATTATAAGCGATGGGCATCATCTTCATCCCGCTATAGTAAAAATAATTTATAAATTTATAGGACCGGAAAGATGCATTTGCATAACAGACGGAGTTCAGGCAATTGGTTTGCCAGAGGGGCGATATGTTTATAATGGAAGAGAATATGATTCGAAGGCAGGTGCCGCAAGATATTTAGATGGCACATTGATCGGATCTGCAATGAGTCTGGGAAACATTGCAGTAAAGTTTATGCAGTTTACGGGCTGCTCTTTTAAAACCGCAATTAATACGGTTACTAAAAATCCCGCAAAACTGTTAGGCATTTATGATAGAAAGGGTTCACTTGATGTAGGAAAGGACGCAGATTTAGTTTTACTGAATAAGGATTATTCTGTAAATACCACTATTATTAATGGTAAGGTTGTTTACCACGAGTGA